The Vairimorpha necatrix chromosome 11, complete sequence genome window below encodes:
- a CDS encoding endonuclease has protein sequence MQFVNKGTFDMATAIKTVGCFSGKKEEDINTWLRDTTFTARVFGLTEDQTARLICLESKIEILQFTENSGHSRRVFKPQQFGNLEAFIDFCRKGNSLIEQQTMEYKAVSPIVIKKSPSVLKSILYDFARQCQDWSEFLRRTEEVSWIAFPMKSNTINTDETLDNRTLKVAPSKKGNMPYTIENYKINSCFTNPCYINVEFNRKRHRALIDTGADVSLIPTRVLEGTNIRFTRSSTIIRAASGTPLEFTERCLNINFRTENTLITFSPCVTEWTPDYIILGVDAIRTNSILLEQLIRKFANTVKKGSLINKVNYISIEDKYHDMFKTKILELTLCNMGKHQIETTVAKAIYQKNGKIPLHFEEVAPVTKPDGSIRLCIDYRELNKITVKDKCPLPRIDEILDDLAGATIFSTLDATSGYYQIALEERGRHYEFNRMPFGLCIALATFQRTMDKIFVKENRKFVIPYLDDIIIYSKNHQEHREHLEIVLRKLKAAGIALNRKKCHFFKEEIKILGNIVTNKTIKPDTEKVKPINEYNEPEFIRNLSAIAAPLYELFKGESKRSVKSISLSKKEKRAFEDLKRLLTEETIRYKINLRKPFILTTDASEQGIGAILSQIGDDGKEHFVSAFSKSLKKAHKNYSTTDKELWAVVKGIENYRHYLLGREFILKTDHKALTYLWEAKNPTSRLLRWAMKLQEYAFQSTYIKGEVNGADGLSRQNPTEKDINIIEATGPSDEDRQKILESYHLYVGHASASTMSFMISQRYKWAGMHKDIKERVEKCKTWLKSGYPLRNTKNKVIRSERPYKIWVVDLIGRICDTSGQNSFIFIAIDHYSKWVETAVINYKTGPTIMGLIQQLIIEKHGIPERILTDNGPEFINSDIKDLAEKNGIDWQYSKPEHHETVGAVERANQTLMKILNKITDFGRVSWKNKLPEATRCLNLKNKLPMLSVDKALDKEEVTFSAEETKSKRDENFEKYKKAIVKGKEEAAKKLNVSDKVLIYRETKSQKFKCNWEDGYVITEIILPDAYVVKKE, from the exons ATGCAATTCGTAAATAAAGGAACATTCGACATGGCGACAGCGATAAAAACTGTTGGCTGCTTCAGTGGAAAGAAGGAAGAGGATATAAATACATGGTTGCGTGACACAACGTTCACGGCGAGGGTTTTTGGACTGACAGAAGATCAGACCGCCAGACTTATCTGCCTGG AGTCTAAAATCGAGATTTTACAGTTCACAGAAAACTCTGGCCACTCTAGACGGGTTTTTAAACCGCAACAATTTGGCAACCTAGAGGCTTTCATAGACTTCTGCAGGAAAGGAAACTCCCTTATAGAGCAACAAACAATGGAGTACAAAGCAGTCAGCCCCATAGTAATCAAGAAGTCTCCTTCAGTCCTCAAATCAATTCTTTATGATTTTGCTAGACAATGCCAAGATTGGAGTGAATTCCTGAGGCGCACAGAGGAAGTTTCTTGGATAGCATTCCCTATGAAAAGTAACACGATTAATACGGACGAGACACTAGATAACAGGACTTTGAAGGTCGCACCATCGAAGAAGGGAAATATGCCATACACCATAGAAAACTACAAGATCAACAGCTGTTTCACTAACCCTTGCTACATAAACGTAGAATTCAATCGTAAACGACATCGAGCATTAATTGATACCGGAGCTGATGTCTCCCTGATACCCACAAGAGTCCTCGAAGGGACAAATATCAGATTTACCAGATCTTCAACGATCATACGAGCAGCATCAGGGACACCATTGGAGTTTACAGAAAGATGTCtaaatatcaattttaGGACGGAAAACACTTTAATTACTTTCAGCCCTTGCGTCACAGAATGGACACCGGACTACATAATCTTAGGAGTTGACGCTATACGAACAAACTCCATATTACTGGAACAACTGATCAGAAAATTCGCCAATACAGTCAAGAAAGGCTCACTGATTAACAAAGTCAATTACATCTCAATCGAAGATAAATACCATGACATGTtcaaaactaaaattttagagCTTACACTTTGCAACATGGGGAAACATCAAATCGAGACAACAGTAGCGAAGGCAATTTACCAGAAAAACGGAAAGATTCCTCTGCACTTCGAAGA AGTTGCTCCGGTAACGAAACCTGATGGGTCGATCAGGCTCTGTATAGATTACAGAGAGCTCAACAAGATAACAGTCAAAGATAAATGCCCCCTCCCACGAATTGATGAAATTCTCGACGATCTAGCTGGCGCTACTATCTTTTCGACATTAGATGCTACGTCGGGATATTATCAGATAGCCCTTGAAGAA AGAGGAAGACATTATGAATTTAACAGGATGCCGTTTGGGCTATGTATCGCTCTTGCTACTTTTCAGAGAACTATGGATAAGATCTTTGTGAAAGAAAACAGAAAATTCGTCATACCATACCTGGATGACATTATTATCTATTCTAAAAATCACCAGGAACACCGTGAACACTTGGAAATCGTATTACGTAAGCTTAAGGCAGCAGGAATCGCACTTAACAGGAAGAAGTGTCACTTCTtcaaagaagaaattaaaattctaGGAAATATAGTCACAAACAAGACGATCAAACCGGACACAGAGAAGGTCAAACCCATAAACGAGTATAATGAGCC GGAGTTCATCCGTAACTTATCAGCGATAGCAGCCCCTCTCTACGAACTGTTTAAAGGAGAGTCAAAGCGAAGTGTTAAGAGTATTTCTCTCAGCAAAAAGGAGAAACGGGCATTCGAAGATCTAAAGAGACTTCTCACAGAAGAGACAATAAGATACAAGATTAATCTCAGGAAACCGTTTATACTGACTACGGATGCGTCAGAGCAGGGAATAGGCGCGATCCTCTCACAGATTGGAGATGATGGGAAGGAGCACTTCGTAAGTGCATTCAGCAAAAGTTTAAAGAAAGCCCATAAGAACTACTCTACAACAGACAAAGAACTTTGGGCCGTTGTAAAAGGCATCGAGAACTATAGACACTACCTCCTGGGTAGAGAGTTCATACTGAAGACGGACCACAAAGCGCTGACTTATCTATGGGAAGCTAAGAACCCTACCAGTAGATTGCTGAGGTGGGCAATGAAGTTGCAGGAGTATGCATTTCAATCAACCTACATAAAAGGAGAGGTTAATGGAGCAGACGGGTTAAGCAGACAAAACCCGACAGAgaaagatataaatatcatCGAAGCTACAGGACCAAGCGATGAAGACAGACAGAAGATCTTAGAATCCTACCATCTATACGTTGGACATGCTAGCGCTAGTACGATGAGCTTCATGATTTCTCAGAGGTACAAATGGGCAGGAATGCATAAGGACATCAAGGAACGCGTAGAAAAGTGTAAAACGTGGTTGAAATCGGGATACCCATTACGAaacacaaaaaacaaagttATACGATCAGAAAGGCCATACAAAATATGGGTGGTAGATCTCATAGGACGCATATGCGACACTTCGGGTCAAAACAGCTTCATATTCATTGCTATTGACCACTACTCTAAATGGGTCGAGACAGCTGTTATTAACTATAAAACAGGGCCGACAATAATGGGATTAATCCAGCAATTGATTATCGAGAAACACGGCATTCCAGAAAGAATCTTGACTGACAACGGGCctgaatttataaattctgACATCAAAGACCTGGCCGAAAAGAACGGTATTGACTGGCAATACAGTAAACCAGAACATCACGAAACTGTAGGCGCAGTAGAAAGAGCGAATCAGACGTTAATGAAGatactaaataaaattacagATTTCGGAAGGGTAAGCTGGAAGAACAAGCTTCCAGAAGCCACAAGATGCCtcaattt GAAGAATAAATTGCCGATGCTGTCTGTAGACAAGGCGCTAGACAAGGAAGAAGTGACATTCTCAGCGGAGGAAACGAAGAGTAAGCGCGATGAAAACTTCGAAAAGTACAAAAAAGCAATCGTGAAAGGGAAAGAAGAGGCAGCGAAAAAGCTAAACGTAAGCgataaagttttaatatatcGTGAAACCAAAAGCCAGAAGTTCAAGTGCAATTGGGAAGATGGATACGTGATCacagaaataattttaccCGATGCCTATGtggtaaaaaaagaatag
- a CDS encoding endonuclease codes for MQFVNKGTFDMATAIKTVGCFKSKIEILQFTENSGHSRRVFKPQQFGNLEAFIDFCRKGNSLIEQQTMEYKAVSPIVIKKSPSVLKSILYDFARQCQDWSEFLRRTEEVSWIAFPMKSNTINTDETLDNRTLKVAPSKKGNMPYTIENYKINSCFTNPCYINVEFNRKRHRALIDTGADVSLIPTRVLEGTNIRFTRSSTIIRAASGTPLEFTERCLNINFRTENTLITFSPCVTEWTPDYIILGVDAIRTNSILLEQLIRKFANTVKKGSLINKVNYISIEDKYHDMFKTKILELTLCNMGKHQIETTVAKAIYQKNGKIPLHFEE; via the exons ATGCAATTCGTAAATAAAGGAACATTCGACATGGCGACAGCGATAAAAACTGTTGGCTGCTTCA AGTCTAAAATCGAGATTTTACAGTTCACAGAAAACTCTGGCCACTCTAGACGGGTTTTTAAACCGCAACAATTTGGCAACCTAGAGGCTTTCATAGACTTCTGCAGGAAAGGAAACTCCCTTATAGAGCAACAAACAATGGAGTACAAAGCAGTCAGCCCCATAGTAATCAAGAAGTCTCCTTCAGTCCTCAAATCAATTCTTTATGATTTTGCTAGACAATGCCAAGATTGGAGTGAATTCCTGAGGCGCACAGAGGAAGTTTCTTGGATAGCATTCCCTATGAAAAGTAACACGATTAATACGGACGAGACACTAGATAACAGGACTTTGAAGGTCGCACCATCGAAGAAGGGAAATATGCCATACACCATAGAAAACTACAAGATCAACAGCTGTTTCACTAACCCTTGCTACATAAACGTAGAATTCAATCGTAAACGACATCGAGCATTAATTGATACCGGAGCTGATGTCTCCCTGATACCCACAAGAGTCCTCGAAGGGACAAATATCAGATTTACCAGATCTTCAACGATCATACGAGCAGCATCAGGGACACCATTGGAGTTTACAGAAAGATGTCtaaatatcaattttaGGACGGAAAACACTTTAATTACTTTCAGCCCTTGCGTCACAGAATGGACACCGGACTACATAATCTTAGGAGTTGACGCTATACGAACAAACTCCATATTACTGGAACAACTGATCAGAAAATTCGCCAATACAGTCAAGAAAGGCTCACTGATTAACAAAGTCAATTACATCTCAATCGAAGATAAATACCATGACATGTtcaaaactaaaattttagagCTTACACTTTGCAACATGGGGAAACATCAAATCGAGACAACAGTAGCGAAGGCAATTTACCAGAAAAACGGAAAGATTCCTCTGCACTTCGAAGAGTAA